The Rhodopirellula islandica genome segment TGGAACAAGAAGTTCTTTGGCGTACTCTGCCATGACAAGGCATTGCCATGCTCATCCAGTTTCACTCCGCCGCCAGGAACGACATAGTGAACGTGCGGATGATAGACGGCCGGATCGCGACCCCAAGTATGAAGCACACCGAAGAACCCAAGTTGGCACCCTTTCAGGCTCTTGGTTGCCGATCCCACATCGCGAATGCTCTGGCTGCTGGCATCGAACAAGCATCGGTAGCCGTCACGTTGGTGAACGCGCAGCACCAAGCCGATCTCCCGGGGCACCGTGAAAGTGACCAAGAAGTGATGAACCGGCATCAGCTTGGCAGACTGCGTTTCGATCCAAGCCTGCGTCTTCTCGTGACCGCAGTTCGGGCAGTGCCGATTGCCACACGAACGTCCGACCCAGTGATCGCTTCCGCAACCGCCGCACTGGTAGTGAACACCACCCAGTGCACCAGTGCGACAACGAGTGATCGCGCCAAGAACTTTGTCTTCGGCGACCGAGATCGAATCGGCGTGTTGCTGCAGGTATGCCGGTGCGAATTGGCGAAGAGCCTCCGCAACCGTGGGCATTTGCGAGAGCGGGTTTACTCGCCGCTGCCAGGTAGACTACCGAACAGCCTTTCGATTTCTTCGCGAGCGTTGGCTTCGGCCGTATCAGTCAGATGCAGATAGACCAAGGTGGTCTGCAGCGACGAATGCCCCAAGTACTTTTGAATCACCTTCAGCCCCACGCCCGCTTCGAGCAAGTGCGTCGCATAGGAATGACGCAGCGTATGAATGCTGACCTTCTTGCCAAAGCGGAGGTTTTTCGTGATCTGCTTCATTGCTCCTTGAACGGCCGTTTCGCTCATCGGAGTCGTCGCTTGGCTGATGCCGTCTTTGGCGAGGTCATGCTTTCGTCCATCTGCCGGAAACAGAAAGCTTGGATGTCGATGACTGGCCCAGTAGTTTCGCAGAAGTCGAACGGTCGTCGTCGGCAGCGGCACGTACCGGTCCTTGGCTCCCTTGCCACGATGGACATGGACCCAGCCTCGCTGGGCGTCGATGTCACTGACCTGCAGATGCAACGCTTCATTGAGTCGGAGTCCCAGCGAATAGACAGTCCAGAAATAGACGAACATTCGCTGCGTGGTCGCTGAGCCGATCAATTCATGAACCTGCTCGATCGTCAGCACCTCCGGCAAGGTGGTGATGTTCTGGAGCTTGAGCATCTTGATGATTTCCCAGTCACGCTTGCAGGTGTGCGTGAAGAAGAACTTGATGCCCGAGAATGCCACGCGGAGTGATCCATAAGCAAAGTTGCGATCGTTTTTCAGGTGCAAGAAGAACTGCCGCACATGCTGCTCGTTCACCTGGTCGGGACTGCAACCGGCGAAATCAGAGAACTGCCTGACCGCTCGGATGTAGCCATCGTGAGTTCGCTTGGCCTTGCCGGTCAGGTGCAAGTCTTCGGAGAGTCTCAGACGAAGATCTTCGGGGAAGTGGGCTCCAGGTGCATTTTGCGGACATTTTGAGCTAGAATTGGACATATTGTGTTCCTTTTCAGGAGGAGTTGCTGAGCTGTTCCCAGCGAACAGCTCCTCCTGAAAGGTTGCTTCCAACAATCCGTCACGCGCCCGTTCCACCACCAAACCGAAACCGCCGCGCTAGCGGCTTACTTGAACAATGTGATGCACGCGAAGCCGGTCTTGCGCGTCTTTTGAAATGGATGATCACCCGTCCCGGCTCGGTGATCACGGACGTTCCCCGACAAAAATGCCTAAAGTGCGTCCGCAAAAATTGAATTCACTGTGTCTCTGTTCCTTTGCGCTGTTTTGGCTTTGCGGAACCGGTTGCAATGAGCCTGCTGGTGTTTCAAACCTCGGGAATTCCGCAGCAATTACCGTCGTTCCAACCGTAGATGCTGATTCCACCAACGATGATTCGCCTGAAGAGCTCTTGTCGAACGAACAGCAATGGCTAATCGAGATCATCGAGGCCAATAAAGACTACCCACCAGAACTCTTGAAGACATGCACCGCCGAGGTAGAAATACTCGTATACAACGATAAATCTGACGAACTTGTTCTCGAAGCGTGGAAGCGAAAGTGGCTACAAGCTTGTTCGAAATTCGAAATTTCCGGCGGGTGCGGATGCTGTGTGGAACAATACACCGTAACCGGTCCGATCGCCGCAGTCGAAGAATTTCCAACTTCATTGCAACGACGCTTTCGGTATCCCCGATACCTCACCGACGTCGACGAGGGCGGGGAACAATCGGATGCACACGAGTCGCCGAGTCGTGGTTCTTGAAGTGGAGAATCTCACGCGGCGACCGCGTGATCCGTACCGTTCGTCGACGCAAGCCTTCCATGACCGCAGTAATGCCAACAATTGAATTCGTTGACGCCACGCGAATCGCCCATCGCCGATACGCGGTGTTCGCTCTTTATGGACTGTCTGCATTCTGGGGCGTGGCACAGCTTGTCTTTCCCGATCATTCGCTGCTTTACATCGCAAGTGCAATTGCTTTCGCAACGTCTGCAACACTTTGGTTCACGATCGACCGCCGAATACTCTCGAAGACGCGACTTCCGATCCTGCAGTTGCTCTTCTTTTTCACATGGCCTGTCGCATCATTGATTCACTTGCTGTCATCGCGTGGCATCCGTGGCATCGGGCATTGGCTGCTTCATGCCGTAGGCTTGTTCGCGACGATGTGCTTGACGTTTTTCCCGGCGATGTTCTTGCTATACTGGTTGGGTGTTCTTGAGGTGGACGGCATGACGGAACCATGAACGCGACGAACCATGGGATGCAACGGAGTGGCGGTGGTGCGTTTTTTGGTGAGATCAATGTCGACTCCCGCCACCCGCTGATCCCGACCGTTCGCCTTCAAGAAACACGATGGCTGTTCCTGAACATATCCATGAATTTCCGCCAGCCCGCACTTTTCGGGAGGACGACCCGACCACGCTCTATTGGATTCGCGGGAACACGATTCTGTATCGCCACTATCCGCTGAACGGAGCCGACGTTGATTCGTTTTCCTTTTATCTGGGAAGTTTCGCTAAGGATCGCAAGCACTGCTATTGCACAAGCACTCGGCTAACTGGCGGTATCGGTGCCGTGTTCCGTGCCCTGAATTTCACCTATGCGACCGACGGAACCTCGGTCTGGACTATGGGGGGAAAGATCAAGGACGCGGATGCCGCGTCGTTTGTCGTCTGTGATGACGGCGTGCACTACCTCGGTAGCGGATCGCCAGTCCCTTACGGATTCGGCAAAGATAAAAACCATGTCTATTACTACGATTTCGACGGCAAGCCGAACCGCGTACGCAAGGCGTCGACATCATCGTTTGTTTCATTCAACGACGGGCACTATGGCAAAGACGATTGCTTTGTGTTCTGTGGCACGGCAACGCTTCCCAAGGCCAAGGTCGAGCACTGGCACAAGATTGGCGGCTACTACAGCAAGGACGATTCTCGCGTCTATTATTTCAATCGCCTAATTCGCGATGCAGACTACGACACTTTTGAGCTCGTCGATACCGGTGGTTCCCTGCAAATGGCCAAGGACAAGCATCGGTTCTACGACACGGATCGAGTTGTTACCGAAGCCGAATTCTTTGACCGGATCGAAAAATACGGCCGAAAAAACTGAGGCGAACCAAGGGATGCACGTGAGTCGCCGAGTTGAATTTTTTGAAGTGGTTGATCGTTCGCGGCGACCACGTGATCCCAAACGTTATCCGAATGAGATCCCTGCATGCCACAAGAACCTGATCCTGACGTGATTCGTCCTGACGACGACCCTGTGCGCTGGGACATGCTCATGGCCCAAATCACCGAGGCCCACATGCACCTCGGTCAACTCATCACTGAAATCGAAGACAACTCTGCGATCGACGAAATTGATACGATGATCCAGCTCGGTCATATCTACGCACACCTGAACCGCTTCTGGCACGGCCGAAACGTCGCCAGTGGCGATATTGATGCACTGTATACTGACGAAAACTCCGACTTTCCAAACGACGTTACCCTCTCCTGAGCTCGGCCCGATTCACAATCTGTATGCTTGCACTCCATACGGCGGATAACCATGGCGTGCACACGGAGCGGGGCTTGCGGCCGGATTTGAAATGGACAACTTTACTCTCCCCGCCCGGTGACGCCGGTCGTTACCCGATAAAGTCTATTTGCATCGAACGCAACATGAAAACCCTCGACCTTTTGCGTGACCAGTGCCAGATCCAAGAGTACGTCTGGAATCGGCTGGACAACTATGAACCGGATTGGGATTGGGCGTTGGGTGATGCGGACCGAAAAGTGTCCCTAATTGCGACTGGCTTCTCTTTTGAGCAAAACGGATGGTTTTCTATGGTTCTCGACCGCCGGCCGCGCGCTCAGTCGGATGGTCAATGGCAATCATTGATTGGCCACAACTATCTGCCGATGCCGCACTGGAATCTTGATGACGACTACGAACTCGATGTGAAGCACTACGATCCAAAATGGAAACCACCCAAGAATGGCTTTGATGATGAGTCCGCAGCCGAACTATTTGGCAATACAATTCGTGATGCGCTCGTTCACATTCGGGATCAAAACGGATTTGCATTCAACTTTTTAGCTCGTAACTGCGCTTTCTTTGTGGAGGAACACGAAGGCCGTTTCGGTTGGCCGGAATACAAGGAAACGCGTACTGCCGGTCGGTGCAGACCATAGCGGCGACGGGTAACCAATGCGTGAACCGGAGCACGCGAGCTCGCCTTTTGGCAATGGAAAATCTTTCGCGCGTGCCCGGTTACGCGTACCGTTATCCGACTGAAAACCGCACGCCGGAACCGCCACGTTGATTCGCAACACTCACCATGATCTGCTCCTCATCGGCGACGCGATCAATGCCCGTGACTTGCGACAACTCTACGACCGCAACATCTCCGCCGTGGTTGACCTTGCCGCCAACGAATCCCCCGCACAACTTGGCCGCGACATCATCTACTGCCGATTCCCACTCCACGACGACGGATCGAACTCGCCGCAACTGATTCGCACCGCAATCACCGCCCTGTATTCACTTTTGACTGACGGCTTCCCCACGCTTGTCGCTTGTTCCGCTGGCATGAGTCGTTCGCCCGTCATCGCCTCCGCTGCTTTGTCGCTAATTTGTGACTGTTCGCTCGACGATTCACTTTCCGAAATAGTCCGTGACTCACCGCACGACATCTCTCCTGCGCTGCTGTCGTCGGTCGCGTCGATTCACACTACGATGATTCAATCCAACGTATCCCAAAACGGCGGATAACCATCACATGCACCGAAGTCGGGCTTGCGGCCTTTTCCAAATGGAACATCGACCGTCCCGACTCGGTGATGTGTTCCGTTATCCGGCTGAATCATCGCTGAAGCAAGTGCTTAACTTCCAATGGACCTGAGCGACAAACTCGCCCAAAGACGCGAGGCAAAGAAAAGCTATGGCGGTAAACCGCGATTCCGGAAAGCCGCAGTGTTGCAACAGATTCTTGCGACTTCGTTCGGCATCCCGATCCTTATTTCGATGTGCATGTCCTACTTGATTCCGATCCTTGAGCCAGTCATCGGGCGTGTTGGCATTTTGGGGTTGCTCGGATCACTCATGGTTTGCATGATTGGCGGCGTCCTCTTTGTCTGTGCCATGACCTTGACCGGCCCGGTTTACAAGAATCAAATCGACGTAACAACGAAAGACCTTGAAACTTGGGGCTTTGCTGACCGAGGCGCTGCTTTGGTGATCTCGGGACTCGCTATC includes the following:
- a CDS encoding DKNYY domain-containing protein, whose protein sequence is MAVPEHIHEFPPARTFREDDPTTLYWIRGNTILYRHYPLNGADVDSFSFYLGSFAKDRKHCYCTSTRLTGGIGAVFRALNFTYATDGTSVWTMGGKIKDADAASFVVCDDGVHYLGSGSPVPYGFGKDKNHVYYYDFDGKPNRVRKASTSSFVSFNDGHYGKDDCFVFCGTATLPKAKVEHWHKIGGYYSKDDSRVYYFNRLIRDADYDTFELVDTGGSLQMAKDKHRFYDTDRVVTEAEFFDRIEKYGRKN
- a CDS encoding protein-tyrosine phosphatase family protein: MIRNTHHDLLLIGDAINARDLRQLYDRNISAVVDLAANESPAQLGRDIIYCRFPLHDDGSNSPQLIRTAITALYSLLTDGFPTLVACSAGMSRSPVIASAALSLICDCSLDDSLSEIVRDSPHDISPALLSSVASIHTTMIQSNVSQNGG
- a CDS encoding tyrosine-type recombinase/integrase, with translation MERARDGLLEATFQEELFAGNSSATPPEKEHNMSNSSSKCPQNAPGAHFPEDLRLRLSEDLHLTGKAKRTHDGYIRAVRQFSDFAGCSPDQVNEQHVRQFFLHLKNDRNFAYGSLRVAFSGIKFFFTHTCKRDWEIIKMLKLQNITTLPEVLTIEQVHELIGSATTQRMFVYFWTVYSLGLRLNEALHLQVSDIDAQRGWVHVHRGKGAKDRYVPLPTTTVRLLRNYWASHRHPSFLFPADGRKHDLAKDGISQATTPMSETAVQGAMKQITKNLRFGKKVSIHTLRHSYATHLLEAGVGLKVIQKYLGHSSLQTTLVYLHLTDTAEANAREEIERLFGSLPGSGE
- a CDS encoding IS91 family transposase; protein product: MPTVAEALRQFAPAYLQQHADSISVAEDKVLGAITRCRTGALGGVHYQCGGCGSDHWVGRSCGNRHCPNCGHEKTQAWIETQSAKLMPVHHFLVTFTVPREIGLVLRVHQRDGYRCLFDASSQSIRDVGSATKSLKGCQLGFFGVLHTWGRDPAVYHPHVHYVVPGGGVKLDEHGNALSWQSTPKNFLF